In Haloarcula sp. H-GB4, a single genomic region encodes these proteins:
- the tgtA gene encoding tRNA guanosine(15) transglycosylase TgtA produces MTNFEVRQYDAAGRLGELTVPRAGVTVETPTILPVVNPHVQTVAPATLASEFGAEILITNSYILHGSDDLREPVLEQGLHDLLGFDGAIMTDSGSFQLAEYGDIDVTTEEILEFQHEIGSDIGTPVDIPTPPDVDRERATEELKTTQERLEHAATVDTGEMLVSAPVQGATYPDLRERAAADAVSTGLDVFPLGAVVPLMNEYRYADLADVVAACKRGLGEVGPVHLFGAGHPMMFAMAAALGCDLFDSAAYALYARDDRYLTVQGTELLSELTYFPCHCPVCTDHTPAELDAMDADQREELLARHNLHVTYGEIRTVKQAIRSGNLMELVDSRARGHPEMLDGYRALLDHAEQLERTDPVSKDAFFYTSNESARRPEVRRHQDRLERLPVEGEEVLLTEGSSSAQYDESWGVLPPFGPYPRELADTYPLTAETPDRTDRAAYETAATGVRRLVELHPDVSFTLVHDDWPATALDRVPEGVRLRDLHARD; encoded by the coding sequence ATGACGAATTTCGAGGTCCGCCAGTACGACGCCGCGGGCCGGCTGGGCGAGCTAACGGTGCCACGGGCCGGCGTCACCGTCGAGACGCCGACTATCCTGCCGGTGGTCAATCCCCACGTCCAGACGGTCGCACCGGCAACGTTGGCGTCGGAGTTCGGGGCGGAGATACTCATCACGAACAGCTACATCCTGCACGGCTCCGATGACCTCCGTGAGCCCGTGCTGGAACAGGGCCTCCACGACCTGCTCGGGTTCGATGGGGCTATCATGACCGATTCCGGGTCCTTCCAGCTCGCCGAGTACGGCGATATCGACGTGACCACTGAAGAGATTCTGGAATTCCAGCACGAGATTGGCTCCGATATCGGCACGCCGGTGGACATCCCGACGCCGCCGGATGTGGACCGCGAGCGGGCGACCGAGGAACTCAAAACGACACAGGAACGGCTCGAACACGCTGCCACCGTCGACACCGGCGAGATGCTCGTCAGCGCGCCGGTTCAGGGAGCGACCTACCCGGATCTGCGGGAGCGCGCCGCTGCAGATGCCGTCTCCACGGGACTTGATGTGTTCCCGCTGGGAGCCGTCGTCCCGCTGATGAACGAGTATCGCTACGCCGACCTCGCGGATGTCGTCGCGGCCTGCAAGCGCGGGCTGGGTGAGGTCGGCCCGGTCCACCTGTTCGGCGCGGGCCACCCGATGATGTTCGCGATGGCGGCGGCGCTGGGCTGTGACCTGTTCGATTCGGCGGCATACGCGCTGTACGCTCGCGACGACCGGTATCTCACGGTGCAGGGGACGGAACTGCTGTCCGAACTAACCTACTTCCCGTGTCACTGTCCGGTCTGTACAGACCACACACCGGCGGAACTCGATGCGATGGACGCTGACCAGCGCGAGGAACTGCTTGCGCGACACAACCTCCACGTCACCTACGGCGAAATTCGGACGGTCAAACAGGCGATTCGCTCGGGCAACCTCATGGAACTGGTCGACAGCCGCGCCCGTGGTCATCCGGAGATGCTCGACGGCTACCGCGCGCTTCTCGACCACGCCGAGCAACTCGAACGCACTGATCCCGTCTCGAAGGACGCGTTCTTTTACACCTCGAACGAAAGCGCTCGTCGGCCCGAGGTCCGACGCCATCAGGACCGACTGGAGCGTCTCCCGGTTGAGGGCGAGGAGGTGCTGCTGACCGAAGGCAGCTCCAGTGCACAGTACGACGAGAGCTGGGGCGTCCTGCCCCCGTTTGGTCCGTATCCGCGCGAACTCGCCGACACCTATCCGCTGACCGCAGAAACGCCGGACCGGACCGACCGAGCAGCCTACGAGACCGCGGCCACAGGCGTCCGGCGGCTGGTCGAACTCCATCCTGACGTGTCGTTCACGCTGGTCCACGACGACTGGCCGGCGACGGCGCTCGACCGCGTGCCCGAGGGCGTTCGCCTGCGTGACCTGCACGCCCGCGACTGA
- a CDS encoding NUDIX hydrolase has protein sequence MDEELAWETLDAETAYACPGFDVVREDVRFPDGTEGEFDYVQHGESVIVLPFTADGDVVVIEEWRQPVRRINYGLPAGTMEDEDDDPSVAAARELREETGYEADTLDHLYTGEPANGNTDYVFHYYVARGCEATADQNLDHNESIRVDTADFDSLVQSVRDGTLRDSRSAVGIMYYALFEG, from the coding sequence ATGGACGAGGAACTCGCCTGGGAGACGCTTGATGCCGAGACCGCCTACGCCTGTCCGGGGTTTGACGTCGTCCGTGAGGACGTCCGCTTCCCTGACGGCACGGAGGGAGAGTTCGACTACGTGCAGCACGGTGAGAGCGTCATCGTGCTCCCGTTTACCGCCGACGGTGACGTGGTTGTCATCGAGGAGTGGCGACAGCCAGTCCGCCGGATCAACTACGGTCTGCCTGCCGGAACGATGGAAGACGAGGACGACGATCCAAGCGTCGCCGCCGCCCGCGAACTCCGCGAGGAAACCGGTTACGAGGCAGATACGCTCGACCACCTCTACACGGGCGAACCGGCCAACGGCAACACCGACTACGTCTTCCACTACTACGTCGCACGCGGATGTGAGGCGACAGCCGACCAGAATCTAGACCACAACGAATCGATTCGGGTCGACACTGCCGACTTCGATTCGCTGGTCCAGTCGGTGCGCGACGGCACGCTCCGTGACAGTCGGTCTGCCGTAGGTATCATGTACTATGCCCTGTTCGAGGGTTGA
- a CDS encoding nucleoside deaminase: MSVSEFDHETHMQRAFELARAAVDRGDRPFGSVLVRDDQIVMEASNRVLTESDVRRHPELHLAHRAMREFDPDERAEIVMYTSTEPCPMCAGGLRYAGLGRITYSVSSDEMSRFSGHEASVRSGEILDGVTNVVGPICQEEGLAIHEGFDW; the protein is encoded by the coding sequence ATGTCCGTTTCAGAGTTCGACCACGAAACGCATATGCAGCGCGCGTTCGAGCTGGCTCGGGCCGCTGTCGACCGCGGTGACCGGCCGTTCGGATCTGTACTCGTTCGTGACGACCAAATCGTCATGGAGGCGTCGAACCGCGTTCTCACCGAATCCGATGTGCGCCGCCATCCGGAACTCCACCTAGCGCACCGAGCGATGCGTGAGTTTGACCCGGACGAACGCGCGGAAATCGTGATGTACACGAGCACCGAACCGTGCCCAATGTGTGCCGGCGGCCTCCGGTACGCTGGTCTCGGTCGGATAACGTACAGCGTCAGCAGTGATGAGATGAGCAGGTTCAGCGGCCACGAGGCGTCCGTCCGCTCGGGCGAAATTCTCGACGGAGTGACCAACGTCGTCGGGCCGATATGTCAGGAAGAGGGACTGGCGATTCACGAAGGGTTTGACTGGTAA
- a CDS encoding NAD(P)-dependent oxidoreductase, whose product MSETESTSERPHIAVTGGAGYIGSRVIYELQQAHPDWEITAIDNFYLGTVRSVGDVEIEHVDIRNRDRLEATLDGADVVMHLAAISGVDDCEQKQDLAYEVNVQGTDNVAWFCRKTGAALIFPFSMAVIGDPQEFPITVDHPRDPLNWYGRTKLLNERDIETYADGTFPAHQFMISNLYGSHEIDGQTVSKGTVINFFVNRALAGETLTVYEPGTQSRNFIHVKDVARAYVDSCERLLEQLDRGETGVEKYEIASDEDPGVHDVANLVKDLAADVADVDADVELVENPRGDDETLVDSFPVDTGRTTDALGWSPEHDIESAIRTALESTNT is encoded by the coding sequence ATGTCTGAGACAGAATCAACCAGCGAACGGCCCCACATCGCCGTCACCGGCGGTGCAGGCTACATCGGCAGCCGCGTCATCTACGAACTACAGCAGGCCCACCCCGACTGGGAGATCACTGCTATCGACAACTTCTATCTCGGTACCGTGCGGTCCGTCGGCGACGTCGAGATCGAGCACGTCGACATCCGGAACCGGGACCGTCTGGAAGCAACGCTGGACGGGGCCGACGTCGTGATGCACCTCGCCGCCATCTCCGGTGTCGACGACTGCGAGCAGAAGCAGGATCTGGCCTACGAGGTCAACGTTCAGGGAACAGACAACGTCGCCTGGTTCTGCCGCAAGACAGGCGCGGCACTGATTTTCCCGTTCTCGATGGCCGTCATCGGCGATCCACAGGAGTTCCCCATTACGGTCGACCATCCGCGGGACCCGCTGAACTGGTACGGCCGAACGAAACTGCTCAACGAGCGCGATATTGAGACGTACGCCGACGGCACGTTCCCGGCCCATCAGTTCATGATCTCGAACCTTTACGGAAGCCACGAGATAGACGGCCAGACCGTCTCGAAGGGAACAGTCATCAACTTCTTCGTGAACCGTGCGCTCGCTGGCGAGACGCTGACGGTCTACGAGCCCGGGACGCAGTCCCGGAACTTCATTCACGTCAAGGACGTAGCCCGGGCCTACGTCGATAGCTGCGAACGGCTGCTGGAGCAACTGGACCGCGGCGAGACCGGCGTCGAGAAATACGAAATCGCGAGCGACGAGGATCCTGGGGTCCACGATGTGGCCAACCTCGTCAAGGATCTCGCCGCCGATGTTGCCGACGTCGATGCCGACGTTGAACTGGTCGAGAACCCACGGGGCGACGACGAGACACTCGTCGACTCGTTCCCGGTCGATACCGGGCGGACGACCGATGCGCTAGGCTGGTCACCGGAACACGATATCGAGTCAGCGATTCGGACAGCACTGGAGTCGACGAACACGTAG
- a CDS encoding NAD-dependent epimerase/dehydratase family protein, which yields MTILITGGDGYVGWPAALRIADRTDDRVLLVDNFSRRGWVEDVGATSATPVASIDERLDAAREVHGLTNLSFVEGDLAEKSFVDELLAVHEPEVVVHTAAQPSAPYSQINGERANYTQHNNLQATRNLLWGLEEHDLTDTHFVETTTTGVYGAPEFPIPEGGATMENQGERDDVPFPNMGGSWYHATKGFDAQNMRLAHTQFDIPISDVRTAIVYGTETEETREDDRLKTRFDFDYYFGTVTHRFCAQAAAGYPVTVYGKGEQRKPFISLEDAVEGLAEVALTDPDERPEGLTVYNQVTRAISIVEIAETIADVGSEYDLDVDVEHFENPRDEDETHKMEIENDCYDDLIGGQSQSFEDGVDDIFGTLTRYADTIESHEDRFLPGVLSED from the coding sequence ATGACTATCCTCATCACTGGCGGCGACGGCTACGTCGGGTGGCCAGCCGCACTGCGAATCGCAGACCGAACAGACGACCGAGTGCTGCTTGTCGACAATTTCTCCCGGCGTGGGTGGGTTGAAGACGTCGGCGCGACGAGTGCGACACCGGTCGCCAGCATCGACGAGCGCCTCGACGCGGCCCGCGAGGTCCACGGCCTGACGAACCTCTCTTTCGTCGAGGGCGACCTCGCTGAGAAGTCATTCGTCGACGAACTGCTGGCGGTCCACGAGCCAGAAGTCGTCGTTCACACCGCCGCACAGCCCTCCGCACCGTACTCCCAGATCAACGGCGAGCGGGCGAACTACACCCAGCACAACAACCTCCAGGCGACGCGGAACCTCCTGTGGGGCCTCGAAGAACACGACCTCACAGACACCCACTTCGTCGAGACGACGACGACGGGCGTCTACGGCGCGCCGGAGTTCCCGATTCCCGAGGGCGGCGCGACGATGGAGAATCAGGGCGAGCGCGACGACGTGCCGTTCCCCAACATGGGCGGGAGCTGGTACCACGCGACGAAGGGCTTCGACGCACAGAACATGCGGCTGGCCCACACCCAGTTTGACATCCCAATTTCTGACGTGCGGACGGCCATCGTCTACGGGACCGAAACCGAGGAAACCCGCGAAGACGACCGCCTCAAGACGCGCTTTGACTTCGACTACTACTTCGGAACGGTCACGCACCGATTTTGCGCACAGGCCGCCGCGGGCTATCCCGTCACCGTCTACGGCAAGGGCGAGCAGCGCAAGCCGTTCATCTCACTCGAAGACGCCGTCGAAGGGCTGGCCGAAGTGGCCCTCACCGACCCAGACGAGCGCCCCGAGGGCCTGACAGTGTACAACCAGGTCACGCGCGCCATCAGTATCGTCGAGATCGCTGAGACGATTGCAGACGTGGGCAGCGAGTACGACCTCGACGTAGATGTCGAGCACTTCGAGAACCCCCGCGACGAGGACGAGACCCACAAGATGGAGATCGAGAACGACTGCTATGACGACCTCATCGGCGGCCAGTCACAGTCCTTCGAGGACGGCGTCGACGACATCTTCGGGACGCTGACCCGCTATGCCGACACCATTGAGTCCCACGAGGACCGCTTCCTCCCGGGCGTCCTGAGCGAGGACTGA
- the trmY gene encoding tRNA (pseudouridine(54)-N(1))-methyltransferase TrmY, with translation MRQFIIIGHDAPTTPEFSLDDLAGAAGRLDVLCRCVTSAFFLSHAIREDVRVHLVLGDEYTVTFDGSDLRRLNPDERSTAALIRKALEEREEAIGHIPVETSPGVSLTRRGFEGTLDDVARRGTVVQLHEDGDPIVDVAPPSDPVFVLSDHHDFRDEEAALLADRADERVSLGPKALHADHSITVAHNYLDTAGFEQY, from the coding sequence ATGCGCCAGTTCATCATCATCGGCCACGACGCCCCGACGACGCCGGAGTTCTCGCTCGACGACTTGGCCGGCGCGGCCGGCCGGCTCGACGTGCTCTGTCGGTGTGTCACCAGCGCGTTCTTCCTGAGCCATGCTATCCGAGAAGACGTGCGAGTCCACTTGGTTCTGGGCGACGAGTACACCGTCACGTTCGATGGCAGCGACCTCCGTCGGCTGAACCCCGACGAACGGTCCACGGCGGCGCTGATACGCAAGGCGCTAGAAGAGCGCGAGGAAGCTATCGGTCACATCCCGGTCGAAACCTCGCCGGGCGTGTCGCTCACGCGACGGGGGTTCGAGGGGACGCTGGACGACGTGGCCCGCCGCGGAACCGTCGTCCAGTTGCACGAGGACGGCGACCCTATCGTCGACGTTGCCCCACCGTCGGACCCGGTGTTCGTCCTCTCGGACCACCATGACTTCCGCGACGAGGAAGCGGCGCTGCTGGCCGACCGCGCAGACGAGCGCGTCTCGCTTGGCCCGAAGGCACTCCATGCTGACCACTCGATCACGGTCGCGCACAACTATCTGGACACGGCGGGGTTCGAGCAGTACTGA
- a CDS encoding cyclic nucleotide-binding/CBS domain-containing protein — MNSLDTPIEQVMTKPVKTVDRELSVRDASKLLASEAVGSVVVETEYGQGILTKTDIITGLHDGIDPDTTPIGDLMTTPVKTIEAGAPLEEAIDTMVEHGIKRLVVDGQIEGVGILTTTDVMQELSPDLDRVVEMFAEG, encoded by the coding sequence ATGAATTCACTTGACACGCCCATCGAGCAAGTGATGACGAAGCCGGTGAAAACCGTTGACCGCGAGCTGTCCGTCCGAGACGCTTCGAAGCTCCTTGCATCCGAAGCGGTCGGTTCTGTCGTTGTCGAAACCGAGTACGGGCAAGGAATACTCACGAAAACGGATATTATCACCGGCCTCCACGATGGGATCGACCCTGATACGACGCCGATTGGAGACCTGATGACAACTCCCGTCAAGACCATCGAAGCCGGTGCCCCGCTAGAGGAAGCCATCGATACGATGGTTGAGCACGGCATCAAGCGACTCGTAGTCGACGGACAGATCGAGGGCGTTGGTATTCTTACGACAACAGATGTGATGCAGGAACTGTCGCCCGACCTGGACCGCGTCGTCGAGATGTTCGCGGAGGGGTGA
- a CDS encoding NAD(P)-dependent oxidoreductase, with the protein MDVLVTGACGYIGSALIPLLRADDRVDDIVVFDDLSSGSPRALLGTLGDGLEFRRGDVREYGDVESAMRGVDRVIHLAAITGASSTHERRDETFAINYDGTENLLTAAGKLGVDHVVFASSCNVYGRATSTDIDETVNPDPINPYAETKLQSETLLQEYCEEFDMSGTALRMATNFGHSPGIRFNLVVNYFVFRALTDRSLTVYGDGSNWRPFIHVRDAARAYAEAACDPDSWDEPVYNVGSMDANYQISEIADIVADEVAPVDVTYLEDEHPGPSYHVNFDRLSETGFEPSWTLREGVRDLAEKFTTNV; encoded by the coding sequence ATGGACGTGCTGGTCACCGGGGCCTGTGGCTACATCGGCAGCGCGCTGATACCGTTGCTCCGGGCGGACGACCGCGTGGATGACATCGTCGTCTTCGACGACCTCTCCTCAGGGTCCCCGCGGGCGCTGCTGGGGACGCTCGGGGACGGGCTCGAATTCCGCCGGGGCGACGTCCGCGAGTACGGCGACGTGGAGAGCGCTATGCGTGGCGTCGACCGCGTCATCCACCTCGCTGCCATCACCGGGGCGTCGAGCACACACGAGCGCCGCGACGAGACGTTCGCTATCAACTACGACGGCACCGAAAACCTCCTGACTGCAGCCGGCAAACTCGGGGTCGACCACGTGGTCTTTGCCTCCTCGTGCAACGTCTACGGCCGCGCGACCAGCACCGACATCGACGAGACGGTCAACCCAGATCCCATCAACCCCTACGCAGAGACGAAACTCCAGTCCGAAACGCTACTGCAGGAGTACTGCGAGGAATTCGACATGAGCGGCACCGCCCTGCGAATGGCCACGAACTTCGGCCACTCGCCGGGCATCCGGTTCAACCTCGTCGTGAACTACTTCGTGTTTCGGGCACTCACCGACCGCTCGCTCACCGTCTACGGCGACGGCTCGAACTGGCGGCCGTTCATCCACGTCCGAGACGCTGCCCGTGCCTACGCGGAGGCGGCGTGCGACCCCGATTCCTGGGACGAACCGGTGTACAACGTCGGGTCGATGGACGCGAACTACCAGATCTCGGAGATTGCCGATATCGTCGCCGACGAGGTCGCCCCGGTCGACGTGACCTACCTCGAAGACGAGCATCCCGGCCCGTCGTATCACGTCAACTTCGACCGGCTGAGCGAGACCGGCTTCGAACCATCGTGGACGCTCCGCGAGGGTGTCCGCGACCTCGCGGAAAAATTCACCACCAATGTCTGA